The Clostridium sp. AWRP genome has a window encoding:
- a CDS encoding helix-turn-helix domain-containing protein codes for MARILKNPQSNKSCPIAAVQYLISGKWKMIILFHLNEKTRRFNELQRLCKGISQPVLTKQLRELEDDGMVHREIYKEVPPRVEYSLTKMGRSFIPVLKNMGEWGKIYINSMEENE; via the coding sequence ATGGCAAGAATATTAAAAAATCCCCAGTCTAATAAATCATGTCCAATAGCAGCAGTACAATATTTAATTTCAGGAAAATGGAAAATGATAATCCTTTTTCATTTAAACGAAAAAACAAGGAGGTTTAATGAACTTCAAAGGTTATGTAAAGGGATTTCTCAACCAGTACTTACCAAGCAATTAAGAGAACTAGAGGATGATGGTATGGTGCATAGGGAAATTTATAAGGAAGTACCTCCGAGAGTTGAATATTCATTAACAAAAATGGGACGCTCTTTTATACCTGTATTAAAAAATATGGGAGAGTGGGGGAAAATTTATATAAATTCTATGGAAGAAAATGAGTAA
- a CDS encoding D-2-hydroxyacid dehydrogenase, with product MRILVVIPLSEDEKQKLKSKMPEEEYIFISTKEISNEIVKSADIIIGNVPPEYIKGSKKLKWLQLNSAGTDGYCEAGVIPEGAYLTNASGAYGLAISEHMLGMLFEIKKKLNLYYMNQKKHIWKDEGNVTSIEGSTTLVVGLGDIGGDFARKMKALGSYTIGVKRTKGQKPEYIDELYTMEALDELLPKADVVALSLPGTKDTHHLFNKDKFNLMRKDAIILNVGRGSCICTEDLCDALENEIISGAGLDVTQPEPLPPEHRLWDAPGVVITPHISGFFHLPETLRRIVNISIENLEYFKNQQPLKNIVDFKTGYRVNKEKV from the coding sequence ATGAGAATTTTAGTTGTAATTCCATTAAGTGAAGATGAAAAACAAAAACTTAAATCAAAGATGCCAGAAGAGGAGTATATTTTTATATCAACTAAAGAAATTAGCAATGAAATTGTAAAAAGTGCTGATATAATTATTGGAAATGTTCCTCCAGAGTACATAAAGGGAAGTAAAAAGCTTAAATGGCTTCAATTAAACAGTGCAGGTACTGATGGATATTGCGAAGCTGGTGTAATTCCTGAAGGAGCATACCTTACAAATGCATCAGGCGCTTATGGACTTGCAATATCTGAACATATGCTCGGTATGTTATTTGAAATTAAAAAGAAGTTGAATTTATATTATATGAATCAGAAAAAACATATATGGAAGGATGAAGGAAATGTTACCTCAATAGAAGGAAGTACAACATTAGTTGTAGGTCTTGGTGATATTGGAGGGGATTTTGCTAGAAAAATGAAGGCACTTGGAAGCTATACCATAGGAGTAAAGAGAACTAAAGGACAAAAGCCAGAATATATTGATGAATTGTATACAATGGAAGCTTTGGATGAACTTTTGCCTAAAGCTGATGTAGTGGCTTTAAGTCTTCCTGGGACAAAGGATACTCACCATTTATTTAATAAAGATAAATTTAATTTAATGAGAAAAGATGCAATCATTCTTAATGTGGGAAGAGGAAGTTGTATATGTACTGAAGATTTGTGTGATGCTCTTGAAAATGAAATTATTAGTGGTGCAGGTCTTGATGTAACGCAGCCAGAACCGCTGCCACCTGAACATAGATTATGGGATGCGCCAGGGGTTGTTATTACTCCTCATATATCAGGATTTTTTCATCTTCCAGAAACTTTAAGAAGAATTGTTAACATAAGTATTGAAAATCTTGAATATTTTAAAAATCAGCAGCCATTAAAGAATATAGTGGATTTTAAAACTGGTTACAGAGTTAACAAGGAAAAAGTTTAA